In the Candidatus Dechloromonas phosphoritropha genome, GCCGGAACAGTTCGACAAGACGCTGGCACGAATCGAAATGGAAGGTGAGCGTCTGGACCGGCTGGTTGACGAGTTGCTGACGCTTTCCCGCCTGGAGGCCGGCGTTGCCGGTGTGCAGGAAGCGGTCGATATGCAGGAATTACTGGCCGGGATCGTCGAGGATGCCCGTTTCGAGGGCGCGCCTCGCCAAGTGAGTGTTGACTTTGTAAGCAGCGCCCTGCCCGAACTGCGGGCGAACCCGGAACTGCTGCATCGGGCCATCGAGAATGTCGTGCGTAATGCACTGCGCCACTCGCCTTCGGGCAGCGTGGTTCGCATCGTTGCGGGTGCGACCGGGAATCGACTGCGCGTGTGCATTAGCGATCAAGGAGCCGGGGTGCCGGAAGACGTGCTGGAGAAGATTTTCCGTCCGTTCTTTCGGGCCAATGACCAGACTGTGGGCGACGGCTACGGCCTTGGCCTGGCGATTGCCAAAAAGGTGATTGCTGCGGTCAACGGTCAAATTTGGGCAAAAAAAAGCGAGTCGGGCGGCCTTGTCGTCGAGATCGAGATGCCTGTTTGAGGGCCACATGCCCAAATTTTGCTAAACTTATGACGCTGCTAACAACATCTTGCAAGAGATTCCGGGAATATGGCGGCATGTGTTCCGATCGAGGTGCTGGGCCGCGAGTAAGCTCATCTCCGGGGCCGTTCGCGCTATAGTCCCGCCTTGTTTGGTTCGCCTGGGTTCGTTATGGCAAGGGCATTGGCGCGCAAAATTGACGCGTTAGCGCAGAAAATCGTCGGGTCTGGTCTGTCCAGAAGCGCAGACGAACCGCACACGCCGCTTACGCTGAATGACCGCTGACCCGCTACCGGCCATGGCGTGTCGTCCGAATTGCGCCATCGATCAGTTCGCTGAACAAGGCGGCCGGCGAACCTTGCTGACCGGAAATTGAGATGAACCCCGATGCGCTGATCGAATTCTTCCACGGACTGTCGCCGCAAAGCGTCGTCCGCTTCCCCAAGTTCTACAGCGCCGATGCCTACTTCAAGGACCCGTTCAACGAAGTGCGCAGCGTCGCGGCCGTCCAGCGCATCTTCACCCACATGTTCGAGCAGGTAGCCGAGCCGCGCTTCATCGTCACCGAGAAAGTGGTCGATAACAACGGCGCCATGTTGATCTGGACCTTCAACTTCCGGGCAGCGCGCTGGGGCGGGAGCGAGATGCAGGTCATCCGCGGCGTCTCTCATCTCAAGTTCGACGTCGCGGGTAAGGTCAATTACCACCGCGATTACTGGGACGCGGCCGAGGAGCTTTACATGAAGCTTCCCGTTCTCGGCATGCTGATGCGCGTCCTGCGCCGGCCGCTGGCGTCAGCCCCTGATCCGCAGCGTCCACTCGGCCAGCGCCTGCATCTGGACAGGATGGGCCTACTCGATGGCAGCCGCCGCCCAATGCGCCGCGCCCCCACCCCAGTGCTATCTGTGGGCCATGCTACTGGCGAGAATCTACGAGGCATTCCCTCTGCAATGCCCGATCTGCCGCGCCTCGATGCGCATCATCGCCTTGGTCAATGATCCTGCTAGCGTGAGCAAGATCGTCGACCACATCGGCGAATCCACCCAACCACCACGTATCGCCCTGGCGCGTGGGCCAGCGCTATGGGAGATGGCCATGGCGGGGGAACAGACGCGCCACGATCCGCAGTGGGATTCGTCAGCGCAGAGCGCGCCGGGGGGCGCGTTCGATCAACACACCGCCTGGCAGGTCCGGGACTGTGGGAAATCAGGACGAGCCGCCGCTCGTCAGGGGGTGACTCGTGCCTGTAGCCCGGAAAGTCGCCGTCAGCGGCTCCTCTCCGGGCTACAGGCTGTGCTGGCGGGGGAATACCGGAGGCTTTATGGGGCCGCCGGGGAGTTCCTGGCGCAAAATCGGCGATTGACTGCGGCTACCTGCGTCGAAGATACTCCCGAATGTTGCGTTGGATTTCCTACCCTTTTTAGTACAAGCCCGGCGCCATGATGCAGGAGTAAAATAGCTCCGTGCTCCTGATTCTTTAGTCACTAACCAGTTCAATCATCACAAATCATGAGAAGAATTCAGGATGCGCAAGCCATGGTTGGCACTATGTTGAAGCGGGTCAATGAGCAGGCCGCAGCGACGACTGAACGTCCCAATCGAGTGAGGTAGTAGCGATAGGTATGAGTGACTTTCTTGATCAAGCCGAGCGTACGCAGTCGGGCAAGTTGGCGCGACATGGCGGACGGAGTGAGCTTCAGATAGCTGAGAAGATCGGCACGACGCCAACCGTGAATGTTGAACTCGCCGCGTTGCATGGTTTGCAGCAAGGCTTTCTCGGCAGGATCAAAGAAGTTCACCCCTTTGACACCGGGAGCCGCCCCCAACCGTGGCATGCTCAATCGCTCCAAGTCACGCTCGCCGGCACTGGGGTCATCGAGGCTGGAGAGGAACGCCAGGTAACGTTGGTTGCAGCCGAGCAGGATGTCGCGCAGGTCGATCAGGCTATAGATTGTCTTCTTCAGGGACGCCAATTCTCGGGTGGCGTGCCTGTCCTTGTGTTCCACCTTGCGGTGGTGTTTGAAGAAACTCACGTCATTGACGGTCGTTTCGACCCGCAGTACGCGGGAGAATTTGTCATACACCTTGACGCCAGCGGCGCCCATGGTGTGCTTGATGCAGCGCCCCTCGATACGGGTGGACAACCGGGAACCGATCTCCTGGGCCAGTTGTGGCGTGACCTTCTTGCCCAGAAAGCTGGAGACGCGTTCTGCGTTGGCGGCCAAGACCGCTTGGCGCGAAATGGCGTCATACAGTGGAACCAATATCTGCTCACTACGAAACATCAGGTCGGTGGAGTATTCGACTTGGCGCAGGCTCCAGTGATACGAGGATCCAAAGACGTCAAGCACTGGGCACAACCACTGCGCATAGCGATCCAGTCGCGGGTGAAGTACGTCGGGACTGAACGCATCCGCCAGCGCCTGCGCCTGCGCGATGTCGGCGACACGCAGGAAGGCGTTGTCCTGCTGGAGGAAGTCGATCCTTTCTCGCGTCAGAGTTCTTGCCAGAGCGCTGTGACCATTACAGTAGAACTGCAACCCGAACGGTGCCCACGTCGGCACACGCAGGTAGCACAACCCCAGTTCCTCGTCGATGAAATAGAAGTAGTAGTGCAGGCACTTGCCTTGATCGGGGCGCAGGTAAGTCTTGCCACTGCCTTTGTCATGCCACGGTTTGTAGCTCGGACAGGCTTCCATGGCCGAGAGCACATGCACCAAACCCGGTGCGTCGCCGCGACCGGCGAGCACTCGCGCGACCAACTCTTCCTTGCGAATATGGCTTTTGCTGACGTGCTCGATTTCAATACCCGCCGCCAGACACACCTCCTGCGCACGCTCACGAATGCGATCTCGCAGCGGCTCGGCAAATCGCGGGTAGTCGAATACCCGAATTCCGTGCGTGTACAAATAACTCGTCAT is a window encoding:
- a CDS encoding HAMP domain-containing protein; the encoded protein is MGRLFWKFFLFIWLLQMAAIVGVGAYFWFERHQGEAPGVTAPSFDERPDGAARPPPRPPHPHMRPPRSPRLPVAPILGGLIVSLVGALALAWYFAKPIRHLRGAFDAAARGDLAVRIGSGMGGRRDELADLGRDFDHMTERLGILMESQKRLLHDVSHEMRSPLARLQAAIGLARQQPEQFDKTLARIEMEGERLDRLVDELLTLSRLEAGVAGVQEAVDMQELLAGIVEDARFEGAPRQVSVDFVSSALPELRANPELLHRAIENVVRNALRHSPSGSVVRIVAGATGNRLRVCISDQGAGVPEDVLEKIFRPFFRANDQTVGDGYGLGLAIAKKVIAAVNGQIWAKKSESGGLVVEIEMPV
- a CDS encoding nuclear transport factor 2 family protein, translating into MNPDALIEFFHGLSPQSVVRFPKFYSADAYFKDPFNEVRSVAAVQRIFTHMFEQVAEPRFIVTEKVVDNNGAMLIWTFNFRAARWGGSEMQVIRGVSHLKFDVAGKVNYHRDYWDAAEELYMKLPVLGMLMRVLRRPLASAPDPQRPLGQRLHLDRMGLLDGSRRPMRRAPTPVLSVGHATGENLRGIPSAMPDLPRLDAHHRLGQ
- a CDS encoding MarR family transcriptional regulator, whose translation is MTEEAIMLAMALAERYATNMHGVLSCFDRIIITGTLPGACYAAGMTSYLYTHGIRVFDYPRFAEPLRDRIRERAQEVCLAAGIEIEHVSKSHIRKEELVARVLAGRGDAPGLVHVLSAMEACPSYKPWHDKGSGKTYLRPDQGKCLHYYFYFIDEELGLCYLRVPTWAPFGLQFYCNGHSALARTLTRERIDFLQQDNAFLRVADIAQAQALADAFSPDVLHPRLDRYAQWLCPVLDVFGSSYHWSLRQVEYSTDLMFRSEQILVPLYDAISRQAVLAANAERVSSFLGKKVTPQLAQEIGSRLSTRIEGRCIKHTMGAAGVKVYDKFSRVLRVETTVNDVSFFKHHRKVEHKDRHATRELASLKKTIYSLIDLRDILLGCNQRYLAFLSSLDDPSAGERDLERLSMPRLGAAPGVKGVNFFDPAEKALLQTMQRGEFNIHGWRRADLLSYLKLTPSAMSRQLARLRTLGLIKKVTHTYRYYLTRLGRSVVAAACSLTRFNIVPTMACAS